From a single Brettanomyces bruxellensis chromosome 7, complete sequence genomic region:
- the FBA1 gene encoding Fructose-bisphosphate aldolase 1 (BUSCO:EOG092635YY), translating into MGGLLSSGPKAPGGSAMPIPRLRPGVCIGRQGGPIFHQLLWLQYNMTLDFLKRKTGVIVGDDVINLFKYAHQKGFAIPAVNVTSSSTAVAALQAARDNNSPIILQTSNGGAAFFAGKGVSNENQAASIAGAVAAAHYIRSIAPTYGIPLKADEEYFAKHGEPLFSSHMLDLSAENDDYNISTCAKYFKRMAKMDQWLEMEIGITGGEEDGVNNESAEKDALYTSSETVFSVYKALSPISPNFSIAAAFGNVHGVYKPGNVVLRPELLGEHQKYAKKQLGTSEDKPLFLVFHGGSGSTNDEYRKAISLGIVKVNIDTDTQWAYLTGVRDYVLKYQAYLAHQVGNPEGDDLPNKKYYDPRRWVREGEKTMYNRIDELLGIFSTKGQLGN; encoded by the exons ATGGGCGGCTTGCTTTCCTCCGGCCCAAAAGCTCCGGGTGGTTCTGCCATGCCGATTCCACGGCTGAGGCCAGGTGTCTGCATTGGCCGGCAAGGTGGCCCGATCTTCCACCAGCTTCTTTGGTTGCAG TACAATATGACTCTCGACTTCCTTAAGAGAAAGACAGGTGTTATCGTCGGAGATGACGTTATCAACCTCTTCAAATACGCCCACCAGAAGGGTTTCGCCATCCCTGCCGTGAACGTCACCTCGTCCTCTACCGCAGTTGCCGCTTTGCAGGCCGCTAGAGACAACAACTCACCAATTATCCTGCAAACTTCGAACGGAGGTGctgctttctttgctgGTAAAGGTGTCAGCAACGAGAACCAGGCTGCTTCTATCGCCGGTGCCGTTGCAGCTGCCCACTACATCAGATCCATCGCCCCAACTTACGGAATTCCA TTGAAGGCCGATGAGGAATACTTCGCCAAGCACGGCGAGCCTTTGTTCTCGTCGCACATGTTGGACTTGTCCGCTGAGAACGACGACTACAACATCTCGACCTGCGCCAAGTACTTCAAGAGAATGGCCAAGATGGACCAGTGGCTCGAGATGGAGATTGGTATCACCGGAGGTGAGGAGGACGGTGTCAACAACGAAAGTGCCGAGAAGGACGCTTTGTACACTTCTTCCGAGACTGTGTTCAGCGTCTACAAGGCTCTCTCGCCAATTTCTCCAAACTTCTCCATTGCCGCAGCTTTCGGTAACGTCCACGGTGTTTACAAGCCAGGTAACGTTGTCTTGAGACCAGAGCTTCTCGGTGAGCACCAGAAGTACGCCAAGAAGCAGTTGGGCACCTCTGAGGACAAGCCTTTGTTCTTGGTGTTCCACGGTGGTTCCGGTTCTACCAACGACGAGTACAGAAAGGCCATCAGCCTCGGAATCGTCAAGGTTAACATCGATACCGATACCCAGTGGGCTTACTTGACTGGTGTCAGAGACTACGTCTTGAAGTACCAGGCCTACCTTGCTCACCAGGTCGGAAACCCAGAGGGTGACGATCTTCCAAACAAGAAGTACTACGATCCAAGAAGATGGGTCAGAGAGGGTGAGAAGACCATGTACAACAGAATCGACGAGCTTTTGGGAATCTTCTCTACCAAGGGACAGTTGGGTAACTAA